The following coding sequences lie in one Treponema primitia ZAS-1 genomic window:
- a CDS encoding ABC transporter permease, whose amino-acid sequence MTINVKRITQKYGILFILIVMSLVFAILSPAFLSIPNILNILNQTAIWGIMALGMTFVIVAKGIDLSVGSVLAFSGLIAASLAQVPAQMKLYQNLPQLPLIIPILAGLLIGALCGAVNGALIAFTRIPAFIATLGMMTVVRGFALIYSNARPVSNLTPAMNAIGSRVFGIPVPILIYLFMFIVSYILLNKTRFGKNTFAIGGNITAAEVSGVNVPKNLVLIYAYCGLLAGIAAIVFAGRVGSVHPGAADGYELTAIAATTIGGTSHSGGIGTIGGALIGALVLSVMRNGMTLLGFSPYSQKILEGVIIVGAVVIDMRKNARKA is encoded by the coding sequence ATGACTATTAATGTTAAACGCATAACCCAGAAATACGGCATACTCTTCATTCTGATTGTGATGAGCCTTGTGTTTGCCATCCTGTCCCCGGCCTTTTTAAGTATTCCCAACATCTTGAACATTTTAAATCAAACCGCCATCTGGGGTATCATGGCCCTTGGTATGACCTTTGTCATTGTTGCCAAGGGTATCGATCTTTCGGTCGGTTCCGTGCTTGCTTTTTCCGGCCTTATTGCGGCGAGTCTCGCGCAGGTACCCGCGCAGATGAAGCTGTACCAGAATTTGCCCCAATTGCCGCTTATCATTCCGATACTTGCGGGGCTTCTTATCGGGGCGCTTTGCGGGGCGGTGAACGGAGCGCTTATTGCCTTTACAAGAATCCCGGCCTTTATCGCTACCCTGGGGATGATGACCGTGGTGCGCGGTTTTGCTCTTATCTATTCAAATGCGCGTCCGGTGAGTAACCTGACCCCCGCAATGAACGCCATAGGCAGCAGGGTGTTTGGTATCCCTGTTCCGATTCTGATTTACCTCTTTATGTTTATCGTGAGTTATATTCTGTTAAACAAAACACGGTTTGGCAAAAATACATTCGCAATTGGCGGCAATATTACTGCGGCGGAAGTGTCCGGCGTAAACGTGCCGAAAAACCTGGTACTGATCTACGCGTACTGCGGTCTCCTCGCTGGTATCGCGGCCATTGTCTTTGCCGGGCGCGTAGGCAGCGTTCATCCCGGCGCGGCGGACGGCTACGAGTTGACGGCTATTGCCGCTACTACCATAGGCGGGACCTCCCATTCGGGCGGTATCGGTACCATCGGGGGCGCGTTAATCGGCGCCCTGGTACTATCGGTTATGCGTAACGGCATGACACTCCTTGGGTTCTCTCCCTACAGCCAGAAAATACTGGAAGGTGTTATCATTGTAGGTGCGGTTGTTATTGATATGCGCAAAAACGCAAGGAAAGCCTAG
- the iolD gene encoding 3D-(3,5/4)-trihydroxycyclohexane-1,2-dione acylhydrolase (decyclizing), whose amino-acid sequence MGKTIRLTMAQALLRFLDNQYIEVDGEEIKFVAGVFGIFGHGVVVGLGEALASKDNKLKFYQAKNEQGAGHAAMGFAKQKNRRQMMAVCSSIGPGALNMVPAAGTATVNRIPVLFLPGDAFACRQPDPVLQQVESPNDYTSTASDAFRAVSRYWDRVQRPEQLMTAMINAFRVLTDPAETGAVTVALPQDVQGEAYDYPEEFLGKRVHHIERRIPTKGQIDRAAAMLKAAKKPMVICGGGVRFSDAGKELEKFCETYHIPFGETQAGKGTILWDNSYNLSGIGNTGALSANRIAKEADLIIAVGTRLGDFTTCSKWLFQHPEAKILGINIAPFDAYKMNGEPIIADAKLTLDALTKAAPGYKSSWGDRISEVRAEWKAEVDRLYSEDANPAPDGSPLLSQARVLGELNDRLLPKDAIAVSGSGSIPSDMQRVWRARVKDTYHMEYGFSCMGYEVAAALGVKIAFPEKEVVALVGDGAYTMLHTELLTAVQEGKKIIIVVLDNAGFHCIDNLQHSQGIVHFGNEWKTRNEASGLLEGSSVQVDYAKNGESWGALGLRARTPAELEKAVKEALASKKSVVIDVKTSAKTMTHGYESWWRVGTAQVSTNPEVEKAAKDMAAEVSKARKF is encoded by the coding sequence ATGGGAAAAACAATACGTCTTACCATGGCACAGGCTCTGCTGCGATTTCTGGACAATCAATACATTGAAGTGGATGGCGAAGAGATCAAATTTGTTGCCGGTGTGTTCGGCATATTCGGCCACGGGGTGGTGGTAGGCCTGGGTGAAGCGCTGGCCTCAAAGGATAACAAACTAAAGTTCTATCAGGCAAAGAACGAACAGGGCGCAGGTCACGCGGCCATGGGCTTTGCCAAACAAAAAAACCGCCGGCAAATGATGGCGGTGTGCAGTTCCATAGGTCCGGGCGCCCTGAACATGGTGCCCGCCGCAGGGACTGCCACGGTGAACCGCATACCCGTGCTGTTTCTGCCGGGAGACGCCTTTGCCTGCCGCCAGCCCGATCCGGTGCTCCAGCAGGTAGAAAGTCCCAACGATTATACCAGCACCGCCAGCGATGCCTTCCGCGCGGTAAGCCGTTACTGGGACCGGGTGCAGCGGCCGGAACAGCTTATGACCGCCATGATCAACGCATTCCGGGTCCTCACGGATCCTGCGGAAACCGGAGCGGTAACCGTGGCGCTGCCCCAGGATGTACAGGGGGAAGCCTACGATTATCCCGAGGAATTCCTCGGTAAACGGGTCCACCACATAGAGCGGCGCATACCTACCAAGGGCCAGATCGATAGGGCCGCAGCGATGCTGAAGGCTGCCAAAAAACCCATGGTGATCTGCGGCGGCGGAGTGCGCTTCTCCGATGCGGGAAAGGAACTGGAAAAATTCTGCGAGACCTACCACATCCCCTTCGGGGAAACCCAGGCCGGAAAGGGAACCATCCTCTGGGATAACTCCTACAATCTTTCGGGGATCGGCAACACCGGCGCCCTTTCGGCGAACAGGATTGCTAAAGAGGCGGACCTGATCATTGCAGTGGGAACCCGGTTGGGAGACTTTACCACCTGCTCCAAATGGCTTTTTCAGCACCCCGAAGCTAAAATACTGGGGATCAACATTGCCCCCTTTGACGCCTATAAGATGAACGGCGAGCCTATCATTGCGGACGCAAAACTTACCCTGGACGCCTTAACCAAGGCAGCGCCCGGGTACAAATCAAGCTGGGGCGATAGGATTAGTGAAGTCCGCGCCGAGTGGAAGGCCGAGGTTGACCGGCTCTACAGCGAAGACGCCAATCCCGCTCCGGACGGTTCGCCCCTGCTTTCCCAGGCCAGGGTATTAGGGGAACTGAACGATAGGCTCCTCCCCAAGGATGCTATCGCCGTGTCCGGTTCGGGGTCCATCCCATCGGATATGCAGCGGGTCTGGCGCGCCCGGGTAAAGGATACCTACCACATGGAATACGGCTTCTCCTGCATGGGCTACGAAGTCGCCGCCGCCCTGGGAGTAAAAATCGCCTTTCCGGAAAAGGAAGTGGTCGCCCTGGTTGGGGACGGCGCCTATACCATGCTCCACACGGAATTGCTAACCGCTGTTCAGGAAGGTAAGAAAATTATCATCGTGGTGCTGGACAACGCCGGGTTCCACTGTATAGACAACCTGCAGCATAGTCAGGGGATAGTCCACTTTGGTAACGAATGGAAAACCCGGAATGAAGCCAGCGGGCTCCTGGAAGGAAGTTCCGTGCAGGTGGACTACGCCAAAAACGGCGAAAGTTGGGGCGCACTGGGACTGCGGGCCAGAACACCTGCGGAACTGGAAAAGGCGGTAAAGGAAGCTTTGGCGTCCAAAAAATCGGTGGTGATCGATGTTAAGACCAGCGCTAAGACCATGACCCACGGGTATGAATCCTGGTGGCGGGTTGGTACCGCCCAGGTTTCCACCAACCCTGAAGTTGAAAAGGCAGCAAAGGATATGGCTGCAGAAGTTTCCAAGGCAAGAAAATTCTAG
- a CDS encoding LacI family DNA-binding transcriptional regulator: MVSIKDIAKQVGVSVSTVSRVANGKKYVTQKKREQILKLIEETGYVPNKAARNMVLQRSFTVGIVIPYTFNIFQRQLFSIVERHLESFGYHTLFFFVKFDDISEKDCLDRLKSEKLDGVILIQEIRNPVFYESLNRLQLPVVVSTFSFPDIPSIHVDEEQASMAAVNHLIGLGHRKINMICASNFTFGKLRVEGYYKALETAGIERDESRVLFAPYYTAESGMYTMRELLLRNRDFSAIYAATDELALGVIRILKDEGLRVPDDISVVGFDDIEISDYLIPRLTTIRQPLEEIGGQTALILHRTITGTPAFKQELVLPYKLIIRESTARKN; encoded by the coding sequence ATGGTTAGCATTAAGGATATTGCCAAACAAGTTGGGGTATCCGTTTCTACAGTATCACGGGTGGCGAACGGAAAAAAATACGTTACCCAAAAAAAGCGTGAACAGATCCTCAAACTCATTGAAGAAACCGGATATGTACCCAACAAGGCTGCTAGGAACATGGTTCTGCAGCGAAGCTTTACGGTGGGTATTGTGATTCCTTATACCTTTAATATATTTCAAAGGCAGCTTTTTTCAATAGTAGAGCGGCATTTGGAATCATTTGGGTACCATACGCTGTTTTTCTTTGTAAAGTTTGACGATATTAGTGAAAAGGATTGTCTGGATCGGCTAAAGTCTGAAAAACTGGACGGGGTTATCCTGATCCAGGAGATCAGAAACCCGGTTTTTTATGAATCCCTTAACCGATTGCAGCTTCCCGTGGTTGTTTCGACCTTTAGTTTTCCCGATATTCCTTCCATACATGTTGATGAAGAACAAGCCTCCATGGCAGCGGTAAACCACCTTATCGGTCTGGGGCATCGCAAGATTAATATGATATGCGCCAGCAATTTTACCTTTGGTAAACTGCGGGTGGAGGGGTATTATAAGGCCCTGGAAACAGCAGGAATTGAACGGGATGAAAGCCGGGTGCTCTTTGCACCTTACTATACTGCAGAATCCGGTATGTATACCATGCGGGAACTGCTTCTCCGGAACCGGGATTTTTCCGCTATTTATGCAGCCACTGATGAATTAGCCCTCGGGGTTATACGGATTTTGAAGGACGAAGGTTTGCGGGTTCCTGATGACATTTCGGTGGTGGGTTTCGATGACATTGAAATATCGGATTATTTGATCCCCCGGCTAACCACCATACGCCAGCCACTGGAAGAAATTGGCGGACAGACCGCACTGATCCTGCACCGGACAATAACCGGGACTCCTGCCTTTAAACAAGAACTGGTCCTTCCCTACAAGCTGATAATACGGGAATCTACGGCACGAAAAAACTAA
- the iolG gene encoding inositol 2-dehydrogenase, translated as MADRLKIGIIGAGRIGKIHIDNIARFIPQAKLEGLADIMLNPEQEALAKGLEVRIISKNPQDLLKDPEIKAVIICSSTDTHADLTIAAAQAGKHIFCEKPIDLTVTKVKAALDAAKKAGVKLQIGFNRRFDHNFARIRKYTLDGAIGDVHLIKISSRDPAPPPIAYVKVSGGIFMDMMIHDFDMARFQAGSEITEVYAAGDVLVDPEIGKAGDVDTAIVTLKFANGAIGVIDNSRKAVYGYDQRVEVFGSKGAAQAENDTPNTVKLSNESGVTGEKPLYFFLERYKGAFLAEMVSFIDSIQNNKPIAVSGEDGLANMYAALAALKSLKEKRPVSIEEIKAQ; from the coding sequence ATGGCTGATAGATTAAAAATCGGAATTATCGGCGCCGGGCGCATTGGTAAAATCCACATTGACAACATTGCCCGTTTTATCCCCCAGGCCAAACTAGAGGGGCTGGCGGATATTATGTTGAACCCTGAGCAGGAAGCTCTGGCAAAGGGACTTGAAGTCAGAATTATTTCCAAAAATCCCCAGGACCTTTTGAAGGATCCTGAAATAAAAGCGGTGATAATTTGTAGTTCCACCGATACCCACGCGGACCTCACCATCGCCGCCGCCCAGGCGGGGAAGCATATCTTCTGTGAAAAACCCATAGATCTGACCGTAACCAAGGTAAAGGCAGCCCTGGATGCAGCCAAAAAGGCGGGGGTTAAGCTCCAGATCGGGTTTAATCGCCGGTTTGACCACAATTTTGCCCGTATCCGGAAATACACTCTGGATGGCGCAATCGGTGATGTTCATCTTATTAAGATCAGCTCCCGAGACCCCGCGCCGCCGCCCATTGCGTATGTTAAGGTCTCCGGGGGGATATTCATGGATATGATGATCCACGACTTCGATATGGCCAGATTCCAGGCAGGAAGCGAGATCACCGAAGTGTACGCTGCCGGAGATGTGCTGGTTGATCCGGAAATCGGTAAGGCCGGGGATGTGGATACCGCCATCGTTACCCTGAAATTCGCCAATGGCGCCATCGGAGTTATCGATAATTCCCGCAAGGCCGTCTACGGGTATGACCAACGGGTGGAAGTTTTTGGTTCCAAGGGAGCTGCCCAGGCCGAAAACGACACGCCTAACACGGTCAAACTTTCCAATGAATCCGGTGTTACCGGGGAAAAACCCCTGTACTTCTTCCTGGAACGGTATAAGGGAGCCTTTTTAGCTGAAATGGTCTCCTTTATTGATTCCATACAGAACAACAAGCCTATCGCGGTAAGCGGTGAAGATGGTTTGGCAAATATGTACGCTGCCCTAGCGGCGCTGAAGTCTCTTAAGGAAAAACGCCCTGTTTCTATAGAAGAAATCAAGGCACAATAG
- a CDS encoding sugar ABC transporter ATP-binding protein — MADSEYILEMKNIVKTFPGVQALRGVDLKVRPGEIHALLGENGAGKSTLMKCIIGIHSPTSGQIFFNGKELGHYNPAEALKMGISMIHQELNPVLHRPIMENLWLGREPRNKLGLINHKKMAEMTSEVLEEIYMMEDPRTLMSELTVAKMQMCEIGKAISYNSKLILMDEPTSALTNREVDQLFVIMRKLKEKGTSMIYISHKLDEIYKIADIISVYRDGEYIGTGTPEELKVDKLINMMVGRDVKDQFPKEVCPIGEVKLEVKNLSHKKYFTDVSFTLRRGEILGVAGLIGAGRSEVIETIFGVRQKSGGQILVDGKDVNIRRVDDAKKAGMAFITEDRRNSGIFPMLDIQLNMVIGSIPQFLNKTGFLSEKRMRVMCDEYVQKVQIKTPGLGQLIQNLSGGNQQKVLVARWLMTNPDILLFDEPTRGIDVLTKAEIHRLITRLAGEGKSIIMVSSELPEVMGMSDRIMIMHQGKVTGIIDNRPDLTQEELMAYATNTMEDYQKQQGVQK, encoded by the coding sequence ATGGCGGATAGTGAATATATCCTTGAAATGAAAAATATTGTTAAAACTTTTCCGGGCGTCCAGGCTCTTCGCGGAGTCGATCTTAAGGTCCGCCCCGGGGAGATTCACGCTCTTTTAGGCGAGAATGGGGCGGGTAAGTCAACGCTTATGAAGTGTATCATCGGCATCCATTCACCTACAAGTGGACAGATCTTTTTTAATGGGAAGGAACTGGGGCATTACAATCCGGCGGAGGCCCTGAAAATGGGAATCTCCATGATCCACCAGGAGCTGAACCCTGTTCTGCACCGGCCCATCATGGAAAATCTCTGGCTGGGTCGGGAGCCGCGAAACAAACTTGGTCTTATTAACCATAAAAAAATGGCGGAAATGACCAGTGAGGTTCTGGAAGAGATATATATGATGGAAGATCCCAGAACTTTGATGTCGGAACTGACTGTTGCCAAAATGCAGATGTGCGAAATCGGGAAGGCCATTTCGTATAATTCAAAATTGATTCTTATGGATGAGCCGACTTCGGCCTTGACAAACCGGGAAGTCGACCAGCTTTTTGTTATCATGCGGAAGCTCAAGGAAAAGGGCACGAGCATGATCTACATTTCCCACAAGCTTGATGAAATATACAAGATTGCGGATATCATCAGCGTCTACCGCGACGGCGAGTATATAGGGACCGGAACGCCGGAGGAATTAAAGGTAGACAAGCTTATCAACATGATGGTGGGCCGGGATGTAAAGGACCAGTTCCCCAAGGAAGTGTGTCCCATAGGCGAGGTCAAACTTGAGGTTAAAAACCTTTCACATAAAAAATATTTTACAGACGTTTCGTTTACCCTACGCAGGGGCGAAATACTCGGCGTTGCGGGTCTTATTGGCGCAGGCCGCAGTGAGGTAATAGAAACCATTTTCGGTGTGCGGCAGAAAAGCGGAGGGCAGATCCTTGTCGATGGCAAGGATGTCAATATCCGCAGGGTCGATGATGCGAAAAAGGCCGGTATGGCCTTTATCACCGAAGACCGGCGGAATTCCGGCATTTTCCCGATGCTGGATATTCAGCTTAACATGGTCATAGGCAGTATCCCCCAGTTTTTGAACAAGACCGGGTTTTTGAGCGAAAAACGTATGCGTGTTATGTGTGATGAATATGTGCAGAAGGTGCAGATAAAAACGCCGGGTCTTGGGCAGCTTATTCAGAATCTTTCGGGCGGGAACCAGCAGAAGGTGCTTGTTGCCCGCTGGCTCATGACCAATCCGGATATTCTTCTGTTTGATGAACCGACGCGGGGCATTGACGTGCTTACCAAAGCCGAGATCCACAGGCTTATTACCCGTCTTGCGGGAGAAGGAAAATCCATTATCATGGTTTCTTCCGAACTGCCGGAAGTGATGGGTATGAGCGACCGGATCATGATCATGCACCAGGGAAAAGTTACCGGCATCATTGACAACAGACCGGATTTGACCCAGGAAGAGTTGATGGCCTATGCCACTAATACCATGGAAGATTATCAGAAACAACAAGGAGTCCAAAAATGA
- a CDS encoding substrate-binding domain-containing protein, which produces MKKSLCVFAVALMVASGLFANGGQQSGGTQKIRIAFARSESNDTWLSYLHDAFAAEFANKPEYEIIWSDGQNDVTRQQDNVNAAIAQGVKAIVVVPVDTSAAAPMTRAAQEAKIPIIYVNRNPYVGTTPPAGVYYCGSDSVVAGRQQMEYLGEQLGGSGEIAILMGQLNQEAAQDRTRGVKQVIAEKYPNIKVVAEQTGNWMRNEGVNVTENWLTAYPNLKAIASNNDEMAMGALVAIASTGRTGILVGGTDGNPDAVQAVKDGKMACSVFQNARGQGAGAADFAIRALKGEKLDPIKWVPYELITKKNADDYL; this is translated from the coding sequence ATGAAAAAATCACTATGTGTTTTTGCGGTTGCTCTGATGGTGGCGTCAGGGCTTTTTGCGAACGGAGGTCAGCAGAGCGGAGGGACGCAGAAGATACGCATCGCCTTTGCCCGCAGTGAGTCAAATGATACCTGGCTCTCCTACCTGCACGATGCGTTTGCCGCGGAATTCGCGAACAAACCGGAGTACGAGATCATCTGGTCGGACGGTCAGAATGATGTTACCCGCCAGCAGGACAATGTCAACGCGGCAATCGCCCAGGGTGTAAAGGCGATAGTTGTAGTTCCGGTTGACACCAGCGCGGCTGCTCCCATGACCCGGGCAGCCCAGGAAGCGAAAATTCCCATCATCTACGTAAACCGCAACCCCTATGTTGGTACAACTCCCCCCGCAGGCGTGTACTATTGCGGTTCGGATTCGGTCGTAGCAGGCCGTCAGCAGATGGAATACCTCGGCGAGCAGCTGGGCGGTTCGGGTGAAATCGCTATCCTCATGGGGCAGCTTAACCAGGAAGCGGCCCAGGACAGGACCCGGGGTGTCAAGCAAGTTATCGCGGAAAAATACCCGAACATCAAGGTCGTGGCCGAACAAACCGGTAACTGGATGCGGAACGAAGGCGTCAATGTCACCGAAAACTGGCTCACCGCGTATCCTAATCTGAAAGCCATTGCTTCCAACAACGATGAAATGGCCATGGGCGCCCTTGTGGCGATTGCAAGCACCGGCCGGACAGGAATCCTGGTAGGCGGTACGGACGGGAACCCCGATGCGGTTCAGGCTGTTAAGGACGGCAAGATGGCGTGTTCGGTATTCCAAAACGCGAGAGGCCAGGGGGCTGGAGCCGCCGACTTTGCGATCCGGGCGCTTAAGGGTGAAAAATTGGACCCCATCAAATGGGTACCCTACGAGTTGATTACCAAAAAAAACGCGGACGATTACCTTTAA
- the iolG gene encoding inositol 2-dehydrogenase: MGKVRIGSVGLGRLGLQHAENIAGRIQNAELIAICDVDKPKVEETARRLGVKHQFTSFDDLVACKDVDAIVVVSPSALHTGQIAAAMKAGKHVFSEKPLGVTVAECKEAEKAVEAHPDLVFMLGFMRRFDESYKYAHDKVVAGEIGKPVLFRSYSQDPEKFIQGSIAFAPHSGGEFLDMSVHDIDLARWFTGSEPETVYAIGGCYAHPEFAAYKDGDNVSCLMKFKNDCMVFLFAGRTAPHGYNVETEIIGTKGILRIASIPQKNLVEVLDSHGVRRECSENFLERFATAYVNEVQEFVNCIVEKRKPTVTVYDGTKVSEIAYTCKAAFESGELLKF, translated from the coding sequence ATGGGTAAGGTCCGTATTGGTTCTGTTGGACTTGGACGTTTGGGCTTGCAGCACGCGGAGAATATCGCGGGAAGGATTCAGAACGCTGAACTTATCGCGATCTGTGATGTGGATAAACCAAAAGTGGAGGAGACTGCTCGGCGGCTTGGGGTTAAACACCAGTTTACTTCCTTTGATGATCTTGTCGCCTGTAAAGATGTGGACGCCATAGTGGTGGTTTCTCCTTCCGCTCTGCATACCGGGCAAATAGCGGCGGCCATGAAAGCCGGGAAACATGTATTCTCGGAGAAACCCCTTGGGGTTACCGTGGCGGAATGTAAGGAAGCGGAGAAGGCGGTAGAAGCCCACCCCGATTTGGTATTTATGCTGGGCTTTATGCGCCGCTTCGACGAGTCCTATAAATACGCCCATGACAAGGTTGTTGCCGGGGAAATCGGTAAGCCCGTGCTGTTCCGTTCCTACAGCCAGGATCCGGAAAAATTTATCCAGGGTTCCATCGCCTTTGCACCCCATTCGGGGGGTGAGTTCCTCGACATGTCGGTCCATGATATCGATCTGGCAAGGTGGTTCACCGGCTCAGAACCGGAGACGGTGTATGCAATCGGCGGCTGTTATGCCCATCCGGAATTTGCCGCTTACAAAGACGGGGACAATGTATCCTGCCTGATGAAATTCAAAAACGATTGTATGGTATTCCTTTTTGCAGGCCGTACCGCCCCCCACGGTTATAACGTGGAAACCGAGATAATCGGAACCAAGGGAATCCTCCGGATCGCTTCAATACCCCAGAAAAATCTGGTGGAAGTCCTCGATAGTCACGGAGTCAGGCGGGAGTGCAGTGAGAATTTCCTGGAGCGCTTTGCCACCGCCTATGTTAATGAGGTGCAGGAATTTGTCAATTGTATTGTTGAAAAACGCAAGCCCACAGTGACGGTGTATGATGGAACCAAGGTTTCAGAAATTGCCTATACCTGTAAGGCGGCTTTTGAGAGCGGGGAGCTGCTTAAGTTTTGA
- a CDS encoding 5-deoxy-glucuronate isomerase: MQIPHKPPFNRGYTPLSPRSGATADMLMDFGVIKLLPGDTYRSNSPTDERVWLLSQGSAKISWEGGEKEISRPNLFDYSPWCLSVPGKNEVTITAGKEGAEFYYTATDNPRPIKAKLYTPEECKSEFRGEGTMRETSTRVVRTVFDDTNRPESNLVIGEVIGVPGKWSSYPPHHHPQPEIYHYRFLPSQGFGLTAIGDTPYIIKDKDTILIREGEVHPQVTAPGYAMWYLWVIRHIDGAHYGPATKTPIFIEEHKWVQGPEDKIWQPKK, translated from the coding sequence ATGCAAATACCGCACAAACCGCCATTTAACCGGGGCTACACTCCCCTGTCACCCCGAAGCGGGGCGACTGCGGATATGCTCATGGATTTTGGAGTGATAAAGCTCCTCCCGGGGGATACCTATAGGAGCAACTCCCCCACGGACGAACGGGTTTGGCTGCTCTCCCAGGGAAGCGCAAAAATAAGCTGGGAGGGCGGAGAAAAAGAAATCTCCCGGCCCAACCTTTTCGATTATTCCCCCTGGTGTCTTTCGGTTCCGGGGAAAAACGAAGTTACCATTACCGCGGGAAAAGAGGGGGCGGAGTTTTACTACACCGCCACGGACAACCCCCGGCCCATCAAGGCGAAGCTCTACACCCCCGAGGAATGTAAGAGTGAATTCCGGGGAGAAGGTACCATGCGGGAAACCTCCACACGGGTGGTACGCACCGTCTTTGACGACACCAATCGGCCGGAGTCCAACCTGGTCATCGGCGAAGTTATCGGCGTACCCGGCAAGTGGTCCAGCTACCCGCCTCATCATCATCCCCAGCCGGAGATTTACCATTACCGCTTCCTCCCCAGCCAGGGATTCGGCCTTACCGCAATCGGTGACACACCCTATATCATTAAGGACAAAGACACTATCCTGATACGGGAAGGGGAAGTTCATCCCCAGGTTACCGCTCCGGGTTATGCCATGTGGTATCTCTGGGTGATACGTCACATTGACGGCGCCCATTACGGGCCTGCAACCAAGACGCCCATATTTATAGAGGAACACAAATGGGTCCAGGGGCCGGAAGATAAAATCTGGCAGCCAAAAAAATAA
- a CDS encoding TIM barrel protein, which translates to MLTRKRVALNRIISPSQNFAEFIKFTAGLGLSQVELRNDLPGKSKIGDIIDRLKPVEALKISRGEGVKIITINALQKFNLPAKRETCLAELEQLLELCAAIECPALVLCPNNEKSDKRTPKQKYLDTVDALGDYGPLFIKYGITGYVEALGFGISSLASLPPIVGAIKASGYGCYRVLLDTFHHYIGPDDKSIFGMDGLGASYELPYTGLVHISGVEDDIPVEKFLDGNRVLVGPKDKMGNKELIQRLDTLGYQGAFSYEPFGPVVQKLSPIQLAAALEASLKYLGVK; encoded by the coding sequence ATGTTGACAAGAAAACGTGTTGCTTTAAACCGGATCATTTCACCGTCCCAGAACTTTGCGGAGTTCATTAAATTTACCGCCGGACTAGGCCTTTCCCAGGTAGAACTTCGTAACGACCTGCCGGGAAAATCAAAGATAGGGGATATTATTGACAGGCTAAAACCCGTAGAGGCGCTGAAGATAAGCCGGGGGGAAGGGGTTAAGATCATTACGATCAATGCCTTGCAGAAATTCAATCTGCCTGCCAAGCGGGAGACCTGCCTTGCGGAGTTGGAACAGCTTCTGGAACTTTGTGCGGCTATTGAATGTCCGGCCCTGGTGTTGTGCCCCAATAACGAGAAAAGTGATAAACGAACTCCGAAGCAGAAGTACCTGGATACCGTGGATGCCTTGGGGGACTATGGACCCCTGTTTATTAAATACGGTATAACCGGCTATGTGGAAGCCCTTGGCTTCGGGATCTCTTCCCTCGCATCCCTGCCGCCTATTGTCGGCGCCATTAAGGCATCGGGCTATGGCTGTTACCGGGTATTGTTGGATACCTTCCACCATTACATCGGTCCGGATGATAAGAGCATATTCGGTATGGACGGTCTTGGCGCTTCCTATGAGCTGCCCTACACCGGCTTAGTACATATTTCCGGTGTTGAAGATGATATTCCGGTGGAAAAATTCCTGGATGGTAATCGTGTTCTGGTAGGCCCCAAGGATAAAATGGGTAATAAAGAATTGATACAAAGACTGGATACCCTGGGATATCAGGGCGCTTTCTCCTATGAGCCCTTTGGCCCGGTGGTACAGAAACTGTCGCCGATACAATTAGCCGCGGCGCTGGAGGCTAGCCTTAAGTACCTGGGGGTAAAATAA